A single window of Flavobacteriales bacterium DNA harbors:
- the aroQ gene encoding type II 3-dehydroquinate dehydratase yields MKLLIVNGPNLNLLGQRETSVYGDKSFEEYLPELRSRFTAHEILYFQSNIEGEIINKLHEFGFGQADGIILNAGGYTHTSVAIADAIASISTPVIEVHISNVHAREEFRHHSLLAKNCKGVILGFGLKSYELAIQSFL; encoded by the coding sequence ATGAAGCTACTCATCGTAAATGGTCCCAATCTCAATTTGTTGGGTCAACGCGAAACTTCTGTTTATGGCGATAAGTCCTTCGAGGAATATCTTCCTGAATTAAGGAGTCGTTTTACTGCGCATGAAATTCTCTATTTTCAAAGCAACATTGAAGGAGAAATTATCAATAAACTTCATGAATTTGGATTTGGACAAGCAGATGGCATCATTTTAAATGCCGGTGGATATACCCATACTTCCGTGGCCATCGCGGATGCGATTGCTTCCATTTCAACTCCGGTTATTGAAGTCCACATCAGCAATGTTCACGCCCGTGAAGAATTCCGCCATCATTCCCTTTTGGCAAAAAACTGCAAAGGGGTAATACTTGGTTTTGGATTAAAATCATACGAATTGGCCATTCAAAGTTTTCTGTAA
- the xerD gene encoding site-specific tyrosine recombinase XerD, with product MNWQVAIRGFQSYLRLEKSLSVNSIDAYENDVRKLQEWTELKGNKLFPDEIRLSDLQEFVAYINELGLSATSQSRILSGIRAFYRYLLLENEIKSDPTELLDMPKTGRKLPDTLSYEEIQKIIDAIDRSLADGERNKAIIEVLYSCGLRVSELTDLRLSNIYFNEGFIRVIGKGDKERLVPIGRLALEQILRYKEQLRDHLKIVKGNEDHVFLNQRGSAISRVYVFTMIKALCLKAGIRKKISPHTFRHSFATHLVENGADLRAVQEMLGHESITTTEIYTHLDRNFLKDTLLSFHPRSGK from the coding sequence ATGAACTGGCAGGTAGCAATAAGGGGATTCCAATCCTATCTTCGACTGGAAAAATCACTTTCGGTCAATTCTATCGATGCCTATGAAAACGATGTAAGAAAGCTTCAGGAATGGACCGAATTAAAAGGGAATAAGCTGTTTCCCGATGAAATCAGACTCAGCGATCTTCAGGAGTTTGTAGCTTATATCAACGAATTGGGATTGTCCGCCACCAGCCAGAGCCGGATTCTTTCCGGAATTCGTGCTTTTTATCGTTATCTGTTGCTGGAAAATGAAATTAAGTCGGATCCAACCGAATTGTTGGATATGCCCAAAACCGGCAGGAAATTACCGGATACACTCAGCTACGAGGAAATACAAAAAATTATCGATGCCATCGATCGCAGTTTGGCCGACGGTGAACGAAATAAGGCTATCATTGAGGTGTTATACAGTTGTGGATTGCGGGTAAGTGAATTGACCGATCTGCGATTATCCAATATTTATTTTAACGAAGGTTTCATTCGTGTTATTGGTAAAGGAGATAAAGAACGACTGGTACCGATTGGTCGACTGGCCCTGGAACAAATTCTTCGCTATAAAGAACAATTGCGCGATCATCTTAAGATCGTTAAAGGCAATGAAGATCATGTCTTTCTAAATCAACGCGGCTCTGCAATTTCAAGGGTGTATGTGTTTACTATGATTAAAGCACTTTGTCTGAAAGCCGGAATCAGGAAGAAAATTAGTCCACATACTTTTCGCCATTCCTTTGCCACCCATCTGGTTGAAAATGGAGCCGATTTAAGGGCGGTTCAGGAAATGCTTGGTCATGAAAGCATCACCACAACGGAAATATACACCCATCTCGACCGAAACTTCCTCAAGGATACGCTATTGAGTTTTCATCCACGCTCAGGGAAATAA
- a CDS encoding DUF2135 domain-containing protein, which produces MPRLLILLIVAFPLSFQLIPEKKEPRIEVAIESKQSKAIDTIVPLTDTLKNYPELKVKDPQSGKKSELRVSTLNVDVKVSGNFATTTFDMLFYNETDRVLEGELIFPLGDGQTISRFALDVNGKLREGVVVEKEKGQQVFESTIRRKVDPGLLEHVQGNSYKARVYPIPAKGNKRLVIAFEQNLNYDGKEWIYLLPMQYPYSIDEFHLKTEVVQQEIEPIPYQNELANMSFKKIRSSYLAEVNEKDYKANQQIGFAIPTDKDRQIYTSTQNNENYFCAILHPNLPEVKRNPVSSTLLVWDVSTSGEKRDHAKEFALLDKYFKHHQNLVVYPVLFAHEIIDKGKSFRIVNGNWNELRLFLSSLSYDGASSMGCLNFQDFKLGNRYSDEALLFSDGLSNFSESNPSLSSYPVSTIITSQNADHGVMKKIALSSGGSCINLMTETVESGLNKMIHSDYRIKSIVSSDKSVYDVAGISTIITENTLIISGKYNGNRTMFTLVFQAGNQAEIPFIVTLNGVNQQSEMDIQRIWSWKKFEDLELLNPENKKENAAFAKENKLVTPYTSLIVLDELEDYVQHRIVPPIELQTEYWKMVESEVKAQNDAKESHMEAVVQMFLQRLEWWNTDFSKQKKETTSTKVVEHEINEESASEGVSMDSISFSQGRLEGISNNVNANNVTVSGTYSIQVTDANGATAFGFSTGDGSDLDIGFKNKQGYSGTTTLDEWNPDMPYLREIKKASEGTLYSTYLKQKAEHGNSPAFYIDVSDYFISLGKKQEALRVLSNVVEIELMNYKFMRILAHRLLQLGYVDYSIALFRKVLEIRPEEPQSYRDLALALERKGEYNEAIALLYHIVENPWDGRFPEIELIALEELNSIAARYPKSNVSKVQEKLRKAMPCDIRVVVTWDTDNCDLDLWVTDPNGELCKYDHSRTAMGGLISRDFTGGYGPEEFLLKKATKGKYKVQINYYGTSEQTLTGPATIQVKMIRSFGTPFEKTTEVTRRLSTAKEVVDIGSFEY; this is translated from the coding sequence ATGCCTCGCCTCCTCATTCTCCTTATTGTTGCCTTTCCTCTTTCGTTTCAACTCATACCTGAAAAAAAGGAACCGCGTATTGAAGTTGCAATAGAATCAAAACAATCAAAGGCCATAGATACCATAGTGCCATTAACAGATACCTTAAAAAATTATCCGGAATTAAAAGTAAAGGATCCTCAAAGTGGCAAAAAGAGCGAATTAAGGGTGTCAACATTAAATGTTGATGTGAAGGTCAGCGGTAATTTTGCAACGACCACCTTTGATATGTTGTTCTATAATGAAACCGACCGTGTCCTGGAAGGTGAATTAATTTTTCCACTGGGTGATGGTCAAACCATCTCGCGATTTGCGTTGGACGTAAACGGAAAATTACGTGAAGGCGTTGTGGTGGAAAAGGAAAAAGGACAACAGGTTTTTGAGTCGACCATTCGCAGAAAAGTGGATCCGGGATTATTGGAGCATGTGCAGGGTAACAGTTATAAAGCAAGAGTATATCCCATTCCCGCAAAAGGAAATAAACGACTTGTTATTGCATTTGAACAGAATCTGAATTACGATGGAAAAGAGTGGATTTATTTATTGCCCATGCAGTATCCCTATTCCATTGATGAATTCCATTTAAAAACAGAGGTCGTTCAACAGGAAATAGAGCCCATTCCTTATCAAAATGAATTGGCCAATATGAGTTTCAAAAAAATCCGAAGCAGTTACTTGGCTGAAGTAAATGAAAAAGATTATAAAGCAAATCAACAAATTGGATTCGCTATTCCTACTGACAAGGATCGACAGATCTATACTTCCACACAGAATAATGAAAATTATTTTTGTGCCATTTTGCATCCGAATTTACCCGAAGTAAAACGCAATCCTGTTTCGTCTACCTTGTTGGTTTGGGATGTTTCCACCAGTGGTGAAAAGCGGGATCATGCCAAAGAATTTGCACTTCTGGATAAGTATTTCAAACACCACCAAAACCTGGTTGTTTATCCCGTTTTATTTGCACATGAAATCATTGATAAAGGAAAAAGTTTTAGAATCGTTAATGGAAACTGGAATGAATTACGTTTATTTCTAAGTTCGCTTTCCTATGATGGAGCCAGTTCAATGGGCTGTTTAAATTTTCAGGATTTCAAACTCGGAAACCGATATTCGGATGAAGCTTTATTGTTTAGTGATGGCTTATCCAATTTTTCAGAAAGCAATCCCAGTCTTTCCTCCTATCCTGTTTCCACGATCATCACTTCTCAAAATGCCGATCACGGAGTGATGAAAAAAATCGCACTTAGCAGTGGAGGATCGTGCATCAATTTAATGACGGAGACCGTTGAAAGCGGATTGAACAAAATGATCCATTCGGATTACAGAATTAAATCCATTGTTTCTTCCGATAAATCTGTTTACGACGTAGCCGGTATCAGTACTATTATTACGGAAAATACGCTGATCATAAGCGGAAAATACAATGGAAACCGAACCATGTTTACGCTGGTTTTCCAGGCGGGTAATCAAGCTGAAATTCCATTTATTGTTACACTGAATGGAGTAAACCAGCAAAGTGAAATGGATATACAGCGGATTTGGTCATGGAAAAAATTTGAGGATTTAGAGCTTTTAAATCCGGAAAACAAAAAAGAAAATGCTGCATTTGCTAAGGAGAATAAATTAGTTACTCCCTATACCTCACTCATTGTATTAGATGAACTGGAAGATTATGTTCAACACCGGATCGTTCCTCCTATTGAACTTCAAACAGAATACTGGAAAATGGTAGAAAGTGAAGTTAAAGCTCAAAATGATGCCAAGGAAAGTCACATGGAAGCCGTTGTTCAAATGTTCCTTCAACGTCTCGAATGGTGGAATACTGATTTCAGCAAACAGAAAAAAGAAACGACAAGCACCAAGGTAGTAGAACATGAAATAAATGAAGAATCCGCTTCAGAAGGAGTTTCGATGGATTCCATTTCCTTTTCTCAAGGAAGATTGGAGGGAATATCGAATAATGTAAACGCAAATAATGTTACCGTGTCGGGTACTTATTCTATTCAGGTGACCGATGCAAATGGGGCTACAGCGTTTGGATTTAGTACTGGAGATGGATCAGACCTGGATATTGGTTTTAAAAACAAACAAGGCTACAGCGGAACCACCACACTGGATGAATGGAACCCGGATATGCCTTATTTGAGAGAAATCAAAAAAGCTTCGGAGGGCACACTGTACTCGACCTATTTAAAACAAAAAGCTGAGCACGGAAATTCACCTGCATTTTATATTGATGTTTCCGATTATTTTATTTCCCTGGGCAAAAAACAAGAAGCGCTCCGAGTGCTTTCGAATGTAGTTGAAATTGAATTGATGAATTATAAATTCATGCGGATTCTTGCCCATCGTTTGTTGCAACTGGGTTATGTCGATTATTCCATTGCTCTTTTCAGAAAAGTATTAGAGATTCGTCCCGAAGAACCCCAATCCTATCGCGATCTGGCTCTTGCCCTGGAGCGAAAAGGTGAATACAATGAGGCCATTGCTTTATTGTATCATATCGTGGAAAATCCCTGGGATGGACGTTTCCCCGAAATTGAATTAATCGCGTTGGAAGAATTAAATTCCATCGCTGCACGTTATCCGAAATCAAATGTGAGCAAGGTTCAGGAAAAACTACGTAAAGCCATGCCTTGCGATATTCGTGTGGTGGTTACCTGGGATACGGATAATTGTGATCTCGATTTATGGGTGACCGATCCAAATGGTGAATTGTGTAAATATGATCATTCCAGAACGGCAATGGGAGGATTAATCAGTCGCGATTTTACAGGTGGGTACGGACCCGAGGAGTTCCTTTTAAAGAAGGCTACCAAAGGGAAATATAAAGTCCAGATTAACTATTACGGAACCTCAGAACAAACCTTAACCGGACCGGCCACCATTCAGGTGAAAATGATCCGATCGTTCGGTACGCCGTTCGAAAAAACGACAGAAGTCACCAGAAGATTATCTACAGCTAAAGAAGTGGTAGATATCGGAAGTTTCGAATATTGA
- a CDS encoding peptidylprolyl isomerase, translating to MLRNKLLFFLVMVISTLKLSAQTQNIDRVIAVVGDHPILYSEVEMQRIQALSQGFNLGPNGKGLILDQLLYERLLIHHAEIDSLEVTEAQIQNELEGRIRFFENQIGGRKKLEEFYGKSVAEIKEEFYPMVKDKLLSQAMERKITENLKVTPQDIREFYKKIPKDSLPLINSQVEFSQITIIPVVTSEEKKRIKEKLEKVRQCIMKGDCSFCVEALDSDDPGSRSRCGEWDFIPRGTFVPQFDAIAFRLKDGEFSEVFETDYGYHFMQLIQRRGDEYKGRHILYVPKVSSMDMRKASAKLDSVYHSIMNKEISFLDAVAKYSDDKDTKQNGGVVSNPVNGDTRFDVTDLDPQLFLTLDRMKEGEISLPVPYTSGDGKQGFRILKLNKRTAPHRANLTDDYQLLQNATQNDKHNKEVEKWVKGKIFGTYIWIAEDFRNYEFQYNWIKTNP from the coding sequence ATGTTGAGAAATAAATTACTTTTTTTCCTTGTCATGGTGATTTCCACCTTGAAACTTTCGGCACAAACACAGAATATCGACCGTGTTATTGCCGTGGTTGGCGATCATCCTATTTTGTATTCCGAAGTTGAGATGCAAAGAATCCAGGCGCTTTCCCAAGGTTTTAATCTCGGTCCAAATGGAAAAGGCTTAATCCTTGATCAATTATTGTACGAACGGTTGTTAATTCATCATGCTGAAATCGATTCACTGGAAGTGACAGAAGCACAAATTCAAAATGAACTGGAAGGTAGAATCCGCTTTTTCGAAAATCAGATTGGAGGAAGAAAAAAACTGGAGGAATTTTACGGTAAAAGCGTGGCTGAAATTAAAGAAGAGTTTTACCCCATGGTAAAGGATAAACTTTTATCGCAAGCGATGGAGAGAAAAATTACAGAGAATTTAAAAGTGACACCTCAGGATATCCGTGAGTTTTATAAAAAAATACCGAAGGACAGTCTGCCACTGATTAATTCTCAGGTAGAATTCTCGCAAATCACGATAATTCCAGTAGTAACGTCTGAGGAAAAAAAACGCATTAAAGAGAAACTCGAAAAGGTGCGTCAATGCATTATGAAAGGCGATTGCTCCTTCTGCGTTGAAGCACTCGACTCCGATGATCCCGGATCACGTTCACGTTGCGGTGAATGGGATTTTATTCCACGCGGTACGTTTGTACCCCAATTCGATGCCATTGCTTTCCGTTTAAAAGATGGTGAGTTTTCTGAAGTGTTTGAAACCGATTATGGTTATCATTTTATGCAATTAATCCAACGCCGCGGCGATGAATATAAGGGTCGACACATTTTATATGTTCCCAAAGTTTCAAGTATGGATATGCGTAAAGCCAGTGCTAAACTCGATTCGGTGTATCACAGCATCATGAATAAGGAAATTTCATTCTTAGATGCCGTTGCAAAATATAGCGACGATAAGGACACCAAACAAAATGGAGGAGTAGTATCGAACCCCGTCAACGGCGATACGCGATTTGATGTGACCGATTTAGATCCTCAATTATTTCTGACGCTGGATCGAATGAAAGAAGGCGAAATTTCTTTGCCTGTTCCGTACACCTCCGGTGATGGAAAACAAGGATTCAGAATTTTAAAACTGAATAAACGAACAGCTCCACATCGAGCTAATCTTACCGATGATTATCAGTTATTGCAAAACGCTACGCAAAACGATAAGCATAATAAGGAAGTCGAAAAATGGGTGAAAGGAAAAATATTCGGAACCTATATCTGGATTGCCGAAGATTTCCGCAATTATGAATTCCAATACAACTGGATTAAAACAAATCCGTAA
- a CDS encoding peptidylprolyl isomerase, with protein sequence MKTMKFLGFLSAICLSFSVAAQSDAVIMKVNGKPVYKSEFEAIFRKNQKETVITKESLDEYMVLFTNFKLKVTEAEELGLDTNRKFKDELYGYRKQLARPYLVDNEMTDQLVKEAYDRMQTELRASHILIKCEWDADPKDSLAAYNKAMKLRQRIVKGEDFGKVASGKGGSEDPSAVRNKGDLGWFTAFMMVYNFENACYKMNVGDVSQPVRTKFGYHVIKLTGRRPAQGTIKVAHILIGSKAEDTPEMKENARKKADEIKGRLDKGEDFATLAKQFSEDPSSNRKGGELNPFSTGKMVEEFEDAAFALKNDGDISPVIQTSYGYHIIKRLELKPLESFDAMKANLKQKVQRDSRSHLPKKSFVAKLKAKYNFKDDPKALKAFYTVVDTNIFNATWDGKKAASLKGAMFSFADKNYSQTDFTNYLVKNQRQIPKEDMVLFLNNIYDKWVSEELINYEDARLEQLYPEFRMLMKEYRDGILLFELTDQKVWSKAVKDSAGLHQFYEANKSNYMWPKRYDVDVYYCANSTIAKALRKDLKKGKMTNDQLKEKYNKESQLNLKVDGGKLSAEDNELLKKNTPAKAGLSADIQENGQVVIIRTNAIIEPMPKALNEAKGIITSDYQSYLEKTWLESLRKKYPVEINKEVLYTIK encoded by the coding sequence ATGAAAACAATGAAATTTTTAGGATTTCTATCGGCGATTTGCCTTTCTTTTTCCGTGGCCGCTCAATCCGATGCTGTGATCATGAAAGTAAATGGCAAACCGGTTTACAAATCGGAATTCGAAGCTATTTTCAGAAAGAATCAGAAAGAAACCGTTATCACCAAAGAATCATTGGATGAATACATGGTTTTGTTTACCAATTTTAAATTGAAGGTTACCGAAGCAGAGGAATTGGGATTGGATACCAATCGCAAATTTAAAGATGAGTTATACGGCTACCGTAAACAATTGGCTCGTCCTTATCTGGTAGATAATGAAATGACGGATCAATTGGTGAAGGAAGCTTACGATCGTATGCAAACCGAATTGAGAGCAAGTCATATTCTCATTAAATGCGAATGGGATGCGGATCCGAAAGATTCACTTGCTGCCTACAATAAAGCGATGAAACTTCGTCAACGCATTGTAAAAGGTGAAGACTTTGGTAAAGTAGCTTCTGGTAAAGGCGGAAGTGAAGACCCAAGCGCAGTTCGAAACAAAGGTGATTTGGGTTGGTTTACTGCTTTTATGATGGTTTACAATTTCGAAAATGCCTGCTACAAAATGAATGTAGGTGATGTTTCGCAACCGGTACGTACTAAATTCGGATATCACGTTATTAAATTGACCGGTCGTCGTCCCGCTCAAGGCACCATTAAAGTTGCTCACATCCTTATCGGATCCAAAGCTGAAGATACGCCAGAAATGAAGGAGAACGCCCGTAAAAAAGCGGATGAGATCAAGGGACGTTTAGACAAGGGTGAAGATTTTGCAACGCTTGCCAAACAATTTTCTGAAGATCCAAGTTCAAACCGCAAGGGCGGAGAATTAAATCCGTTCAGCACCGGTAAAATGGTAGAGGAATTTGAAGATGCTGCCTTTGCATTGAAAAACGACGGTGATATTTCTCCTGTGATTCAAACGTCCTATGGTTATCATATCATCAAACGTTTGGAATTAAAACCACTTGAATCGTTTGATGCAATGAAAGCGAACTTAAAACAAAAAGTTCAGCGCGATTCGAGAAGTCACTTACCTAAAAAATCTTTCGTAGCTAAATTAAAAGCGAAGTATAATTTTAAAGATGATCCTAAAGCGTTAAAAGCATTTTATACGGTTGTTGATACCAATATTTTTAATGCCACCTGGGATGGTAAAAAAGCAGCTTCACTGAAAGGTGCAATGTTCTCTTTTGCTGATAAAAATTATTCGCAAACTGATTTCACTAATTACCTGGTAAAAAATCAACGTCAGATTCCGAAAGAAGACATGGTGTTGTTTCTAAATAACATATACGATAAATGGGTGTCTGAGGAATTGATCAATTATGAAGATGCACGTTTAGAGCAATTGTATCCTGAATTCAGAATGCTGATGAAAGAATACCGTGATGGAATTTTATTATTTGAACTCACCGATCAGAAAGTATGGTCCAAAGCCGTTAAAGATTCTGCCGGTCTGCATCAGTTCTATGAAGCGAACAAATCGAACTACATGTGGCCAAAGCGCTATGATGTAGATGTATATTATTGCGCCAATTCAACCATTGCCAAAGCCTTGCGTAAAGATTTGAAAAAAGGGAAAATGACCAATGATCAATTGAAAGAGAAATACAATAAAGAATCGCAATTGAATCTTAAAGTGGATGGCGGAAAATTATCTGCAGAGGACAATGAATTACTGAAGAAAAATACTCCAGCGAAAGCAGGTTTATCTGCCGACATTCAGGAAAATGGTCAGGTAGTAATCATTCGCACCAACGCCATTATTGAGCCAATGCCAAAAGCCCTGAATGAAGCGAAAGGAATTATTACTTCCGATTATCAGAGCTATTTGGAAAAAACCTGGTTGGAGTCCTTGAGGAAGAAATATCCTGTAGAAATCAACAAAGAAGTGCTTTATACCATCAAGTAA
- the guaB gene encoding IMP dehydrogenase, which produces MTITPGKLIGEGLTYDDVLLVPSYSEVMPRNVDIRSKFTRNITINLPVVAAAMDTVTESELAIALAQQGGIGVIHKNMSIEAQANEVRKVKRSESGMIQDPVTLPVNATVADALKQMSENKIGGIPVIDGNRKLVGIVTNRDLRFEKQMNRPVSEVMTGKDLITANEGIDLTQAEGILQANKIEKLPVVDAKGTLVGLITYRDIIKLKEHPNSCKDQFGRLRVAAAVGVTHDTLERVGALVNAGVDAITIDTAHGHSKGVIETLKKVKQTYPELQVIVGNIATGEAALALAEAGADAVKVGIGPGSICTTRVVAGVGVPQLSAVMMVAEALKGTDVPLIADGGIRYTGDIVKAIAAGASTVMVGSMFAGVEESPGETIIYEGRKFKSYRGMGSIEAMQHGSKDRYFQDMEDDIKKLVPEGISGRVPYKGRLAEVTYQIIGGLRAGMGYCGSQDIPTLQKTSKFVRITTAGFRESHPHNITITREAPNYSIV; this is translated from the coding sequence ATGACAATCACCCCCGGAAAGCTTATTGGAGAAGGATTAACGTACGATGACGTATTGTTGGTTCCTTCTTATTCTGAAGTAATGCCACGCAATGTGGATATTCGTTCAAAATTTACACGCAACATAACAATAAATCTTCCTGTAGTTGCGGCAGCGATGGATACGGTTACTGAATCTGAACTGGCTATTGCATTGGCACAACAGGGTGGAATAGGGGTGATTCATAAAAACATGAGCATCGAAGCGCAAGCGAATGAAGTGCGCAAAGTGAAACGTTCTGAAAGTGGAATGATTCAGGATCCGGTTACGCTTCCTGTAAATGCAACGGTTGCAGATGCATTAAAGCAAATGTCGGAAAATAAAATCGGTGGTATTCCGGTGATTGACGGAAACAGAAAATTAGTCGGCATTGTTACCAACCGCGATTTGCGTTTCGAAAAACAAATGAATCGTCCGGTTTCAGAAGTAATGACCGGCAAAGACTTAATCACCGCCAATGAAGGAATTGATTTAACGCAAGCAGAAGGAATTCTTCAGGCAAATAAAATTGAGAAATTACCTGTAGTAGATGCAAAGGGCACATTGGTTGGCTTAATCACCTACCGTGATATTATAAAACTGAAAGAACATCCGAATTCCTGTAAAGATCAATTTGGACGTTTACGTGTGGCGGCTGCTGTTGGTGTAACGCATGATACGCTTGAACGTGTCGGTGCATTGGTAAATGCGGGAGTCGACGCCATTACCATCGATACAGCGCATGGTCACTCCAAAGGTGTAATTGAAACGTTAAAAAAAGTTAAGCAAACATACCCTGAATTGCAGGTTATCGTTGGTAATATTGCTACCGGCGAAGCAGCATTGGCATTGGCAGAAGCTGGTGCAGATGCAGTGAAAGTGGGAATTGGTCCCGGTTCCATTTGCACTACCCGTGTAGTAGCGGGAGTTGGTGTTCCGCAATTATCTGCCGTTATGATGGTGGCCGAAGCATTAAAGGGAACGGATGTTCCATTGATCGCTGATGGTGGTATTCGTTATACAGGCGATATTGTGAAAGCCATTGCAGCAGGTGCATCAACCGTAATGGTTGGCTCTATGTTTGCAGGTGTGGAAGAATCACCCGGTGAAACAATTATTTATGAAGGAAGAAAATTTAAATCATACCGCGGAATGGGATCGATTGAAGCCATGCAACATGGATCAAAAGACCGTTATTTCCAGGATATGGAAGATGATATCAAAAAATTGGTTCCGGAAGGAATTTCTGGTCGCGTTCCGTATAAGGGACGTCTTGCGGAAGTTACCTATCAGATTATTGGCGGACTCCGTGCCGGTATGGGTTACTGCGGATCACAAGATATTCCAACACTTCAAAAAACCAGCAAGTTTGTTCGAATTACAACTGCCGGATTCCGCGAGAGTCACCCGCACAACATCACCATCACCCGTGAGGCTCCGAACTACAGTATTGTTTAA